From Polyangium spumosum, a single genomic window includes:
- a CDS encoding cation diffusion facilitator family transporter, translated as MASPASLRAVIAALAANTVVTVLKFVAFLLSGSGAMLSEAIHSAADTGNQALLFVGLKRGARQGDDEHPYGYGGERFVFGLLSAAGIFFVGCGVTVYHGIDSLLHPHDPEINTVTFAVLGLSFLIEGSALVFAVRAVSAHRGDMPFRRYLREKADPAAVAVLLEDGAALLGLFLAAGGIGAAYLTKNPAWDAIASILVGLLLGFVALHLVTQNRDLLLGKAVPDGVEDTFVRVLSERPTVRAVRDVKSRQITPEVYKLKAEVTFEPSLLIRRLDRVLAERAHALTGPEREETARLLGASALRAISDEIDDIELAVRAVIPEARHIDIEVDHTEERRAEARLAATARPPSEQPAA; from the coding sequence ATGGCCTCCCCCGCCTCCTTGCGCGCCGTGATCGCCGCCCTCGCCGCGAACACCGTCGTCACCGTCCTCAAGTTCGTCGCCTTCCTCCTCTCCGGCTCCGGCGCCATGCTCTCCGAGGCCATCCACAGCGCCGCCGACACGGGCAACCAGGCCCTCCTCTTCGTCGGCCTCAAGCGTGGCGCACGGCAAGGCGACGACGAGCACCCCTACGGCTACGGCGGCGAGCGCTTCGTCTTTGGCTTGCTCTCCGCGGCCGGCATCTTCTTCGTCGGCTGCGGCGTCACCGTCTACCACGGCATCGACAGCCTCCTGCACCCGCACGACCCCGAGATCAACACCGTCACCTTCGCCGTCCTCGGCCTCTCCTTCCTCATCGAGGGCAGCGCCCTCGTCTTCGCGGTCCGCGCCGTCTCCGCCCACCGCGGCGACATGCCCTTCCGCCGCTACCTCCGCGAGAAGGCCGATCCTGCCGCCGTCGCCGTCCTCCTCGAAGACGGCGCCGCCTTGCTCGGCCTCTTCCTCGCCGCCGGCGGCATCGGCGCCGCCTACCTCACGAAAAACCCTGCCTGGGACGCGATCGCCTCCATCCTCGTTGGCCTCCTCCTCGGCTTCGTCGCGCTCCACCTCGTCACGCAGAACCGCGACCTCCTCCTCGGCAAGGCCGTCCCTGACGGCGTCGAGGACACCTTCGTCCGCGTCCTCTCCGAGCGCCCGACCGTACGCGCCGTCCGCGACGTCAAGAGCCGCCAGATCACGCCCGAGGTCTACAAACTCAAGGCCGAGGTCACCTTCGAGCCCTCCCTGCTCATCCGCCGCCTCGACCGTGTCCTCGCCGAACGCGCCCACGCCCTCACGGGCCCCGAGCGTGAAGAGACCGCCCGCCTCCTCGGCGCGAGCGCCCTGCGCGCCATCAGCGACGAGATCGACGACATCGAGCTCGCCGTACGCGCCGTGATCCCGGAGGCGCGTCACATCGACATCGAGGTCGACCACACCGAGGAGCGACGCGCGGAGGCCCGGCTGGCTGCTACCGCTCGCCCTCCGTCGGAGCAGCCGGCGGCGTGA
- a CDS encoding short-chain fatty acid transporter, translating into MSGAELPSSLDKPKTALPPEEPPAGALQRLAARFTAWAERWIPDAFIFALVATFLVVVAAWVSLSAKMGAASAAAEVVAIWGGGFWELIPFTLQMALVIITGYVVATTRPVYRLIRALASVPGSPRAAIAWVALFAMLSSWFNWGFSLIFSAMLAKETARRVKGVDYRAVAASAFLGLGSIWAQGLSGSAALQMATPSALQPATRAIVEAGGKVPGGVIPLSDTIFLWQSLVSVGVEIVVVTALVYLYAPSAARARSAADLGIELGRSPLEADDPPRKATPGEWLEHSPIPSLLFVMLAGAYLVGYFASSGQGLNALNLNTVNLIFLTLGVLLHGTPARLMRAVKEATPGVWGVILQFPFYAGIAALIVKTHLNEAIAGFFVGFSTPRTYPAVVAIYSAVLGVFVPSGGSKWVIEAPYVMQAAHDLKVHLGWMVAVYDLGEALANLVQPFWMLPILGLFGLRARDVMGYTFIVFLVLLPLVLLLVTVLGATLPYPL; encoded by the coding sequence ATGTCCGGTGCCGAGCTGCCGAGCTCTCTCGACAAGCCGAAGACGGCTCTCCCGCCCGAGGAGCCACCCGCGGGCGCGCTGCAGCGGCTCGCGGCGCGGTTCACGGCGTGGGCCGAGCGGTGGATCCCCGACGCGTTCATCTTCGCGCTCGTGGCGACGTTCCTCGTGGTCGTCGCCGCGTGGGTGAGTTTGTCGGCGAAGATGGGCGCGGCGAGCGCGGCGGCGGAGGTGGTGGCGATCTGGGGCGGCGGGTTCTGGGAGCTCATCCCGTTCACGTTGCAGATGGCGCTCGTGATCATCACGGGGTACGTGGTCGCGACGACGCGGCCGGTTTACCGGCTGATCCGCGCGCTCGCGTCGGTGCCAGGCTCGCCGCGGGCGGCGATCGCGTGGGTGGCGCTGTTCGCGATGCTGTCGTCGTGGTTCAACTGGGGGTTTTCGCTGATCTTCAGCGCGATGCTCGCGAAGGAGACGGCGCGGCGCGTGAAGGGGGTCGATTATCGCGCGGTGGCGGCGAGCGCGTTCCTCGGGCTCGGGAGCATCTGGGCGCAAGGGCTGAGCGGGAGCGCGGCGCTGCAGATGGCCACGCCGAGCGCGCTGCAGCCGGCGACACGCGCGATCGTCGAGGCGGGCGGGAAGGTGCCGGGCGGCGTGATCCCGCTGTCGGACACGATTTTCCTGTGGCAGAGCCTCGTGTCCGTCGGGGTGGAGATCGTGGTCGTGACGGCGCTCGTGTACCTGTATGCGCCGTCGGCGGCGCGGGCGCGGAGCGCGGCGGATCTCGGGATCGAGCTCGGGCGGTCGCCGCTCGAGGCGGACGATCCGCCGCGGAAGGCGACGCCGGGGGAGTGGCTCGAGCATTCGCCGATCCCGAGCTTGCTGTTCGTGATGCTCGCGGGCGCGTATCTCGTGGGGTACTTCGCTTCGAGCGGGCAGGGGCTCAACGCGCTGAACCTGAACACGGTGAACCTGATCTTCCTGACGCTGGGGGTGCTGCTGCACGGGACGCCGGCGCGGCTGATGCGGGCGGTGAAGGAGGCGACGCCGGGGGTGTGGGGCGTGATCTTGCAGTTCCCGTTTTATGCGGGGATCGCGGCGCTGATCGTCAAGACGCACCTCAACGAGGCGATCGCGGGCTTCTTCGTGGGCTTCTCGACGCCCCGAACGTACCCGGCGGTGGTGGCGATTTATTCGGCGGTGCTGGGGGTGTTCGTGCCGAGCGGGGGGTCGAAATGGGTGATCGAGGCGCCGTACGTGATGCAGGCGGCGCACGATTTGAAGGTGCACCTCGGGTGGATGGTGGCGGTGTACGATCTCGGCGAGGCGCTGGCGAACCTGGTGCAGCCGTTCTGGATGTTGCCCATCCTCGGCCTGTTCGGCCTGCGGGCGCGCGACGTGATGGGCTACACGTTCATCGTATTCCTCGTCCTGTTGCCCCTTGTGCTGCTGCTCGTGACGGTGCTCGGCGCGACGTTGCCGTATCCGCTGTGA
- a CDS encoding metallophosphoesterase family protein: protein MKPIESCFASLLLVSAVPLLASCLDVAEGRARRDLEIGRASQSDVRVEVEGGLAAVRRLAPGELGLWASAPALSLRLHTGASGGGAWNVRFENILSDAVLVAETQAGASIPVEIAEAPHPTERTFRLDLPSNDEITLSLAAPDRESLSPWRFAVYADVQEAIDGVQDIYTKMNDTPGIRFALISGDLTQQGTPEQLEAFQREMKTLVFPCYATLGNHELGTRDDLYHDYFGRGNYAFDYRGVRLTMLDSASATLDPLVYTWLDGWLEGGRDRLDVVTMHIVPIDPVGSRNGSFASRAEADKLLLQLARGNVDLTFYGHIHSYYAFENAGIPAHITGGGGAIPERMDGIGRHFLTVDVVPPSKIEQVAIVRVD, encoded by the coding sequence TTGAAGCCCATCGAATCGTGTTTCGCCTCGCTCCTCCTCGTGTCGGCCGTCCCGCTCCTCGCCTCCTGCCTCGACGTCGCCGAGGGCCGCGCCCGCCGGGACCTCGAGATCGGCCGCGCCTCGCAGAGCGACGTCCGCGTCGAGGTCGAAGGGGGGCTCGCCGCCGTTCGCCGCCTCGCGCCCGGCGAGCTCGGGCTCTGGGCATCCGCGCCCGCGCTCTCGCTCCGCTTGCACACCGGCGCCTCCGGCGGGGGCGCCTGGAACGTGCGGTTCGAAAACATCCTCTCCGACGCCGTCCTCGTCGCCGAGACCCAGGCTGGCGCGTCCATCCCTGTCGAGATCGCGGAAGCGCCCCACCCCACCGAGCGCACCTTCCGCCTCGACCTCCCCTCGAACGACGAGATCACCCTCTCCCTCGCCGCGCCCGATCGGGAATCGCTCTCCCCGTGGCGCTTCGCCGTCTACGCCGACGTCCAGGAGGCCATCGACGGCGTCCAGGACATCTACACGAAGATGAACGACACGCCGGGGATCCGCTTCGCGCTCATCAGCGGCGACCTCACCCAGCAGGGCACGCCCGAGCAGCTCGAGGCCTTCCAGCGCGAGATGAAGACCCTCGTCTTCCCCTGCTACGCGACGCTCGGCAACCACGAGCTCGGCACGCGCGACGACCTCTACCACGACTATTTTGGCCGTGGAAACTACGCCTTCGACTACCGCGGCGTGCGCCTCACCATGCTCGACTCCGCGAGCGCGACCCTCGATCCTCTCGTCTACACCTGGCTCGACGGCTGGCTCGAGGGCGGCCGGGATCGCCTCGACGTGGTCACGATGCACATCGTGCCCATCGACCCTGTGGGCTCACGCAACGGCTCGTTCGCGAGCCGCGCCGAGGCGGACAAGCTCCTCTTGCAGCTCGCCCGCGGCAACGTCGACCTCACGTTTTACGGGCACATCCACTCGTATTACGCCTTCGAGAACGCGGGCATCCCGGCCCACATCACGGGCGGCGGGGGCGCGATCCCGGAGCGCATGGACGGCATCGGCCGGCATTTCTTGACGGTCGACGTCGTCCCGCCGAGCAAGATCGAGCAGGTCGCCATCGTCCGCGTCGATTGA
- a CDS encoding collagen-like protein, giving the protein MSNGMISRLISASAFAVALCAGAAAAEAAVPQTITHQGRLYDAKDAPVNGTLQVRFAIYADASSVDPIWSESHDITFEEGYFSANLGTSTPFDKNVFDGSVRYLGVTVGDDPEMTPRAPVQSVPYAMLAGDAVGDIHPTSVSIGGTVVIDEAGKWVGDPSGLIGPEGPQGPMGPKGATGATGATGPAGPKGATGAQGPTGPMGPVGPTGPTGPTGAKGATGAQGPTGPVGPTGPKGATGAQGPTGIVSVTSLNGAAQTVNGGSLAFAWAAQPVTVTIAAGQRITGSAVMTLGTSLSGSPGVATAVGLGLCYQGSGGSITHFYSSSYPTAASISVRAPYAAAGTVSGLPAGTYNVGFCVRNTSMVALGANDALNGWVIVHN; this is encoded by the coding sequence ATGAGCAACGGGATGATCTCGCGCCTGATCTCGGCTTCGGCCTTCGCTGTCGCGCTCTGCGCAGGCGCCGCCGCCGCGGAGGCCGCGGTGCCGCAGACCATCACCCACCAGGGGCGGCTGTACGACGCGAAGGACGCACCCGTGAATGGCACGCTCCAGGTGCGTTTCGCCATCTATGCGGATGCCTCGTCCGTCGACCCGATCTGGTCGGAGTCGCACGACATCACGTTCGAGGAGGGGTATTTCTCGGCGAACCTCGGGACGAGCACCCCTTTCGACAAGAACGTCTTCGATGGCTCGGTGCGGTACCTGGGCGTCACGGTCGGAGACGATCCGGAGATGACGCCACGCGCGCCGGTGCAAAGCGTGCCCTACGCGATGCTCGCAGGCGACGCGGTGGGCGACATCCACCCGACCTCGGTGTCGATCGGCGGCACGGTCGTGATCGACGAGGCAGGCAAGTGGGTCGGGGATCCGTCGGGGCTCATCGGACCCGAGGGGCCGCAAGGGCCGATGGGGCCGAAGGGCGCGACGGGCGCGACGGGCGCGACAGGGCCGGCAGGGCCAAAGGGCGCGACGGGCGCGCAGGGGCCGACGGGGCCGATGGGGCCCGTGGGGCCGACGGGGCCGACGGGGCCGACGGGCGCGAAAGGCGCGACGGGCGCGCAGGGGCCGACGGGGCCTGTGGGGCCGACGGGGCCGAAGGGCGCGACGGGCGCGCAGGGGCCGACGGGGATCGTGTCGGTCACGAGCCTGAACGGGGCAGCCCAGACCGTCAACGGCGGCTCGCTGGCGTTCGCGTGGGCCGCGCAGCCGGTCACCGTCACGATCGCCGCCGGGCAGCGGATCACGGGATCGGCGGTGATGACCCTCGGCACGAGCTTGAGCGGGAGCCCGGGCGTGGCCACGGCGGTGGGCCTGGGGCTCTGCTACCAGGGGTCCGGAGGCTCGATCACCCACTTCTACTCGAGCTCGTACCCCACGGCCGCGAGTATCTCCGTGCGCGCGCCGTACGCCGCCGCGGGCACCGTGTCGGGCCTGCCGGCAGGGACGTACAACGTCGGGTTCTGCGTGCGGAACACTTCGATGGTCGCGCTGGGCGCGAACGACGCGCTCAACGGCTGGGTCATCGTGCACAACTGA
- a CDS encoding tetratricopeptide repeat protein has translation MPNLSPIVETITRAAHVFALAVAPPLFAPEPGPGSLAGALVAGVALVAVVAGALRLAGRARSPEARIAAAALVLAVVTSLVVGAYFRGPRAPLGRGVLFVAAPLWTGLAACAAIVAPPRNTRIVAAAVVGLGLVLFGASAEWLASTSQMWWQTVLRDGDARRALDVMIAPHERARDHAAALAVVDRCLTRKPSSCACASRRPFILLHLRDTSRALEGAENAADRCPADPRAQAARAAALAANGEGKRAEEVARAALVDGADPLVAYTLALALDQQGRTAEAIASARRAVEGGAGRDAAVLLGALLIREDALDEAEKVLAPITREASNDAEALFDLGIVADKKNDYNRARERYLAALRADPSLVAARRNLALLTSRFGALEEARHHARKLVEATPGDTRSVELLRRIELAALSRSAPAPAP, from the coding sequence GTGCCGAACCTCTCCCCCATCGTAGAGACGATCACGCGCGCGGCGCACGTCTTCGCGCTTGCCGTCGCGCCGCCGCTGTTCGCGCCCGAGCCCGGGCCGGGCTCGCTCGCAGGCGCGCTCGTCGCAGGCGTCGCGCTCGTTGCCGTGGTCGCAGGTGCGCTTCGCCTGGCCGGCCGCGCCCGCTCGCCCGAGGCGAGGATCGCAGCCGCGGCGCTCGTGCTCGCCGTCGTCACGTCCCTCGTCGTCGGCGCCTACTTCCGCGGCCCACGCGCGCCGCTCGGGCGCGGCGTGCTCTTCGTGGCCGCGCCGTTGTGGACGGGCCTCGCCGCTTGCGCCGCGATCGTGGCTCCGCCGCGAAACACGCGGATCGTGGCGGCGGCCGTCGTGGGCCTCGGCCTCGTGCTCTTCGGCGCGTCGGCCGAGTGGCTCGCCTCGACGTCGCAGATGTGGTGGCAGACGGTGCTCCGCGACGGCGACGCGCGGCGCGCCCTCGACGTGATGATCGCGCCCCACGAGCGAGCCCGCGATCACGCGGCCGCGCTCGCCGTGGTGGATCGATGCCTCACGCGGAAGCCCTCGAGCTGCGCGTGCGCGTCGCGCCGCCCGTTCATCCTGCTCCACCTGCGCGACACGTCGCGCGCGCTCGAAGGCGCAGAAAACGCGGCGGACCGCTGCCCGGCGGATCCACGCGCGCAGGCCGCGCGCGCCGCGGCGCTCGCCGCGAACGGCGAAGGGAAGCGGGCCGAGGAGGTGGCGCGCGCGGCGCTCGTCGACGGGGCCGATCCGCTCGTCGCGTACACGCTCGCGCTCGCGCTCGATCAGCAAGGGCGTACGGCCGAGGCGATCGCGTCGGCGAGGCGCGCCGTCGAGGGCGGCGCGGGGCGCGACGCGGCGGTCCTGCTCGGCGCGCTGCTCATCCGCGAGGACGCGCTCGACGAGGCGGAGAAGGTCCTCGCGCCGATCACCCGCGAGGCCTCGAACGACGCGGAGGCGCTCTTCGATCTGGGAATCGTGGCGGACAAGAAGAACGACTACAACCGCGCCCGGGAGCGTTACCTGGCGGCGCTGCGCGCCGATCCGAGCCTCGTGGCCGCGCGCCGGAACCTCGCGCTCCTGACGTCGCGCTTCGGCGCCCTCGAGGAGGCGCGCCACCACGCGCGCAAGCTCGTCGAGGCCACGCCCGGGGACACGCGGAGCGTGGAGCTCTTGCGGCGGATCGAGCTCGCCGCGCTCTCGCGATCGGCGCCTGCCCCCGCGCCCTGA
- a CDS encoding multicopper oxidase family protein, protein MSQPPVVAPAPAPLLRRGSALVLLGLVALGCGGPDPGAQPEGWDSAVAMRPAADRNPDPRTFEMDLEARIQDLELLEGKTTPAWTYDGTIPGPFIRASVGDRLVVHFRNTLPEPTTVHWHGLRIPAAMDGAPGHSQPEIQPGETFTYDFVLPDAGLYWYHPHVHSAAQLGFGLYGALLVDDPTEPADIGDELVLVLSDMALKDDGALQDPQTGLDFGTLFGREGDLLLVNGKKNPIVEARAGRRQRWRIVNAAKSRYFQLAMKEHTFTRIGGDGGFMEKPVESAALVLSPGERADVLVVPRGAPGSTIAVRWVPYDRGYGTTFNRPEEEVFRVHLADAPEVTETPRPKTERTLTPLDLAGATPISLELTQGEQDGKVTMGINGVPSWEAVPIPATVGETQVWTVKNTMDFDHPFHLHGFFFQALDESLAPIRPMEWKDTVNVPVDGTRRFAVRYDDRPGMWMFHCHILDHADAGMMGMLDLQGGSGAGH, encoded by the coding sequence ATGTCGCAACCCCCCGTCGTTGCACCTGCTCCCGCCCCTCTCCTGCGCCGCGGTTCGGCGCTCGTGCTCCTCGGGCTCGTGGCCCTCGGGTGTGGAGGTCCGGACCCGGGCGCGCAGCCCGAGGGCTGGGACTCTGCGGTCGCCATGCGCCCGGCCGCGGATCGCAACCCCGATCCCCGCACCTTCGAGATGGACCTCGAGGCCCGCATCCAGGACCTCGAGCTGCTCGAGGGAAAAACGACACCCGCGTGGACCTACGACGGCACGATCCCCGGGCCGTTCATCCGCGCGAGCGTGGGTGATCGGCTCGTGGTGCATTTCCGCAACACGCTGCCGGAGCCGACGACGGTCCACTGGCACGGCCTGCGCATCCCCGCGGCGATGGACGGGGCGCCTGGGCACAGCCAGCCGGAGATCCAGCCGGGAGAGACGTTCACCTACGATTTCGTCCTGCCCGACGCGGGCCTGTACTGGTACCACCCGCACGTCCATTCGGCCGCGCAGCTCGGCTTCGGCCTCTACGGCGCGCTGCTCGTCGACGACCCGACCGAGCCCGCGGACATCGGCGACGAGCTCGTCCTCGTGCTCTCGGACATGGCCCTGAAAGACGACGGCGCCCTGCAGGATCCGCAGACGGGCCTCGATTTCGGCACGCTCTTCGGCCGCGAGGGGGACCTCCTGCTCGTCAATGGCAAGAAGAACCCGATCGTCGAGGCGCGCGCGGGGCGGCGGCAACGCTGGCGGATCGTGAACGCCGCGAAGAGCCGCTATTTCCAGCTCGCCATGAAGGAACACACGTTCACGCGGATCGGCGGCGACGGCGGGTTCATGGAAAAACCCGTGGAGTCCGCGGCCCTCGTGCTCTCGCCGGGCGAACGCGCGGACGTGCTCGTCGTGCCACGCGGCGCGCCCGGCTCGACGATCGCGGTGCGCTGGGTGCCCTACGATCGTGGCTACGGGACGACGTTCAACCGGCCCGAGGAGGAGGTCTTCCGGGTCCACCTCGCGGACGCGCCCGAGGTCACCGAGACGCCGCGACCGAAGACCGAGCGCACGCTCACGCCGCTCGATCTCGCGGGCGCGACGCCCATCTCGCTCGAGCTCACGCAAGGCGAGCAGGACGGCAAGGTGACCATGGGCATCAACGGCGTGCCCTCGTGGGAGGCGGTCCCGATCCCCGCGACGGTGGGCGAGACCCAGGTATGGACCGTGAAAAACACCATGGATTTCGACCACCCGTTCCATTTACACGGCTTCTTCTTCCAGGCGCTCGACGAGTCGCTCGCCCCGATCCGGCCGATGGAGTGGAAAGACACGGTCAACGTCCCCGTCGACGGCACGCGCCGCTTCGCCGTGCGGTACGACGACAGGCCGGGGATGTGGATGTTCCATTGCCACATCCTCGATCACGCCGACGCCGGCATGATGGGCATGCTCGATCTGCAGGGCGGATCCGGCGCGGGACATTGA
- a CDS encoding serine/threonine protein kinase, whose amino-acid sequence MKLEEGAILGDYRIVRILGRGGMGVVYVADSLRQDGLQVAIKVLSQATVELHGDALARFEREAQAAGQIGSDHIVEVLDVGTTEAGDRFMVMELLEGETLKARAKRGRISIDKIVELFRQLLDGLEAAHVAGIIHRDLKPDNVFLQKKDGREEWVKILDFGISKFSGLAGEAASHTRTGVVMGTPFYMSPEQARSANSVDTRSDLYTVGVMLYEMLTGQVPFKGETFAELMFKIVFEPQPHPKSQSPLLDDEICGIVVKGMQRDPAARFQSAAEFRDALVAWEEKRAAGSLKRTPLPSIVDVAVQPPPPSVRTPEPPPLSTPPDEASLAGPTSSPSGPPSSTLGPTSAPTSASQTRQTWAQSERSSVPAGKRKGGLVAASLAAVVAVSAGGAYVFLRGNPGPPALPPPAAAAPVPTPEPETTTPPPAASTAAPTPAESASAAPAESASVKPASSVAPTQVAPTKKSVTKKVVTDYGY is encoded by the coding sequence ATGAAGCTCGAAGAAGGCGCGATCCTCGGAGACTACCGCATCGTCCGTATCCTCGGGCGCGGCGGGATGGGCGTCGTCTACGTCGCGGACAGCCTGCGCCAGGACGGGCTGCAGGTCGCGATCAAGGTGCTCTCCCAGGCCACGGTCGAGCTCCACGGCGACGCGCTCGCGCGCTTCGAACGTGAAGCGCAGGCGGCCGGGCAGATCGGCTCCGATCACATCGTCGAGGTCCTCGACGTCGGCACCACGGAGGCGGGCGACCGCTTCATGGTCATGGAGCTGCTCGAGGGGGAGACGCTGAAGGCGCGGGCCAAGCGCGGGCGGATCTCGATCGACAAGATCGTCGAGCTCTTCCGGCAGCTCCTCGACGGCCTCGAGGCCGCGCACGTGGCGGGCATCATCCACCGCGACCTCAAGCCCGACAACGTCTTCCTCCAGAAAAAAGACGGGCGCGAGGAGTGGGTCAAGATCCTCGACTTCGGCATCTCGAAGTTCTCGGGCCTCGCCGGCGAGGCCGCGTCGCACACGCGCACGGGCGTCGTGATGGGCACGCCGTTCTACATGAGCCCCGAGCAGGCGCGCTCGGCGAACTCCGTGGACACGCGCAGCGATCTCTACACCGTCGGCGTGATGCTCTACGAGATGCTCACGGGGCAGGTGCCGTTCAAGGGCGAGACCTTCGCCGAGCTGATGTTCAAGATCGTCTTCGAGCCGCAGCCGCACCCGAAGTCGCAGAGCCCGCTGCTCGACGACGAGATCTGCGGCATCGTGGTCAAGGGCATGCAACGCGACCCGGCCGCGCGTTTCCAGAGCGCCGCCGAGTTCCGCGACGCGCTCGTCGCCTGGGAGGAGAAACGTGCGGCCGGCTCGCTCAAGCGCACGCCGCTGCCTTCGATCGTCGACGTCGCCGTGCAGCCGCCGCCGCCGAGCGTGAGGACGCCCGAGCCGCCGCCCCTCTCGACGCCGCCCGACGAAGCGTCCCTCGCCGGACCAACGAGCAGCCCCTCCGGGCCTCCGAGCAGCACGCTCGGACCGACCTCGGCGCCGACCAGCGCCTCGCAGACGAGGCAGACCTGGGCGCAGAGCGAACGCTCGTCCGTGCCCGCGGGCAAACGCAAGGGCGGGCTCGTCGCGGCGAGCCTCGCGGCCGTGGTCGCCGTGTCCGCGGGAGGCGCGTACGTGTTCCTTCGGGGCAACCCCGGCCCGCCCGCGCTCCCGCCGCCCGCCGCCGCGGCGCCCGTCCCCACGCCCGAACCCGAAACGACGACGCCGCCGCCCGCCGCGTCGACGGCGGCGCCCACGCCGGCCGAGAGCGCCTCCGCCGCGCCCGCCGAGAGCGCCTCGGTCAAACCCGCGTCCTCGGTCGCGCCGACGCAGGTCGCGCCGACGAAGAAGAGCGTGACGAAGAAGGTCGTCACGGACTACGGGTATTGA
- a CDS encoding VOC family protein codes for MKTANGAFGGYELRTTNPGAAVDFYADVLGSQVGNTPGLGVSPLPERAAALGAPAHWLGHIAVADVDGAARRILEQGGEQRGPTRTTSDGQATRVILRDPFGAIVAVAAERDEPSGAVAWHELHVRDHARAWALYGEMFGWRKTEALDLGPALGSYEMFSFGEGGPSVGGMVSSARMPQVHTHWLFYFRVDDLDAALTRVRARGGNVLEPRRLPSGDRLAPCEDPQGAAFGLYSSAARA; via the coding sequence GTGAAGACGGCGAACGGCGCGTTTGGCGGGTACGAGCTCCGGACCACGAACCCGGGCGCAGCGGTGGACTTTTATGCCGACGTGCTCGGGTCTCAGGTCGGGAACACGCCGGGCCTCGGCGTCTCGCCATTGCCGGAGCGCGCCGCGGCCCTGGGGGCGCCGGCGCATTGGCTCGGGCACATCGCCGTGGCGGACGTGGACGGGGCGGCGCGTCGGATCCTCGAACAGGGCGGCGAGCAACGCGGGCCAACACGAACCACGAGCGACGGCCAGGCCACGCGCGTGATCCTGCGGGACCCGTTTGGCGCGATCGTGGCGGTCGCCGCGGAACGGGACGAGCCGAGCGGCGCCGTCGCCTGGCACGAGCTCCACGTGCGGGACCACGCGCGTGCCTGGGCCCTGTACGGCGAGATGTTCGGCTGGAGGAAGACCGAGGCGCTGGATCTCGGTCCGGCGCTGGGCTCGTACGAGATGTTCTCGTTTGGCGAAGGTGGCCCGAGCGTGGGGGGCATGGTCAGCAGCGCGCGGATGCCCCAGGTCCACACGCACTGGCTCTTCTACTTCCGGGTCGACGACCTCGACGCGGCCCTCACCAGGGTCCGGGCGCGTGGTGGCAACGTCCTCGAGCCGAGGCGGCTGCCAAGCGGTGATCGTCTGGCCCCGTGCGAGGACCCGCAGGGCGCGGCGTTTGGCCTGTATTCGTCCGCGGCGCGTGCCTAG